The following coding sequences are from one Sesamum indicum cultivar Zhongzhi No. 13 linkage group LG11, S_indicum_v1.0, whole genome shotgun sequence window:
- the LOC105173815 gene encoding protein phosphatase 1 regulatory subunit pprA: MHPSRTGLLYFTPPLNKEIKNKANTKSIPINHRLRFNMDSATRPDNHDPNVESDAESTVLDLSSCQLHDLDSVELPPSLTELDLTANRLTALDSRISQLANLKKLSLRQNLLNDEGVLPLSSWTSISALQELVLRDNQLKKIPDVSIFKVLLVFDVSFNEISSLNGLSKVSNTLKELYVSKNEVTKIEEIEHFHQLQILELGSNKLRVMENLENLSTLQELWLGRNRIRAINLCGLKCIKKLSLQSNRLTSISGLESCCLISYFSMKXXXXXXXXXXXXXXXXXELYLSHNGIEKMEGLSTLVNLRVLDVSSNKLKEINDIKNLAKLEDLWLNDNQITSLDSIAEAVASSRESLTTIYLERNPCANSPNYISTLRQIFPKIQQIDSEIYG; this comes from the exons ATGCACCCTAGCAGAACGGGTCTCCTTTACTTTACTCCTCCGCTgaacaaagaaattaaaaacaaagcTAACACAAAATCTATTCCGATCAATCATCGCCTCCGCTTCAACATGGACTCGGCGACCCGACCCGACAACCATGATCCGAATGTCGAAAGCGATGCCGAATCAACGGTCCTCGACCTGTCGAGCTGTCAGCTACACGATCTCGACTCGGTGGAGCTGCCACCGAGCCTCACCGAGTTAGACCTGACGGCAAACCGGTTGACAGCGTTAGACTCCCGTATTTCGCAGCTCGCCAATCTCAAGAAACTCTCTCTTCGGCAGAACCTCCTTAACGATGAAGGCGTCCTGCCCCTGTCCTCTTGGACCTCAATCTCCGCTCTCCAA GAGCTGGTGCTGAGGGATAATCAGCTGAAGAAAATTCCAGATGTTAGCATATTCAAAGTGCTTTTGGTCTTTGATGTTTCGTTTAACGAGATTTCTTCTCTTAATGGATTGTCCAAGGTTTCCAACACGCTCAAAGAACTTTATGTCTCTAAAAATGAAGTGACAAAGATAGAGGAGATTGAGCACTTCCATCAGCTGCAAATTCTTGAGCTTGGATCCAACAAATTGCGG GTCATGGAGAAtctagaaaatttatcaactTTGCAAGAGCTGTGGCTCGGGCGCAACCGTATTCGTGCCATTAACCTTTGTGGCTTAAAATGCATCAAGAAGCTCAGCCTTCAAAGCAACCGATTAACATCTATCTCAGGACTTGAG AGCTGCtgtttaatatcttatttttccaTGAAATNNNNNNNNNNNNNNNNNNNNNNNNNNNNNNNNNNNNNNNNNNNNNNNNNAGAATTGTACTTGAGCCATAATGGTATTGAAAAAATGGAAGGCTTATCTACTCTGGTCAACCTCCGGGTCTTGGATGTGTCATCAAATAAGctcaaagaaataaatgacATCAAGAACTTggcaaa GTTGGAAGATCTGTGGCTTAATGACAACCAAATAACTTCACTTGATAGCATTGCTGAAGCTGTTGCCAGTTCCAGAGAGAGTCTCACTACCATTTACCTTGAACGCAATCCATGT GCAAATTCTCCAAACTATATCTCTACTTTGAGACAAATATTCCcaaaaattcagcaaattgaCTCTGAAATATATGGATAG